A window of Castanea sativa cultivar Marrone di Chiusa Pesio chromosome 1, ASM4071231v1 contains these coding sequences:
- the LOC142612379 gene encoding uncharacterized protein LOC142612379, whose product MANRTLIDFKEACSHPPLPHPPSALKWKVLPSSFFKINVDGATSNNGTNDCIGVIIQDSQGFSIAASSEVLQSSYLAETTEALALLHGVVLALEMKISHAIFESDALSIIQALNYEDDGGEIGFILQDIRNCSVSFSWCTYQHLKRDGNQVAHELAKAARLSGFSLIWKGVNPSCVEHLILDDI is encoded by the coding sequence ATGGCCAATAGAACCCTTATTGATTTTAAGGAAGCTTGCTCCCACCCCCCACTGCCCCATCCCCCTTCTGCCCTCAAATGGAAAGTTCTTCCTTCTAGCTTCTTCAAAATAAATGTTGATGGCGCCACCTCTAATAATGGTACCAACGATTGCATTGGGGTGATTATCCAGGACAGCCAAGGCTTCTCAATTGCAGCTTCTAGTGAAGTTCTTCAGTCTTCCTACTTGGCAGAAACTACTGAAGCCTTAGCTCTTCTGCATGGAGTGGTGCTTGCTTTGGAAATGAAAATCTCCCATGCTATCTTCGAGTCAGATGCCCTCTCTATCATTCAAGCTCTTAATTACGAAGATGATGGTGGTGAGATTGGATTCATCCTTCAAGACATTAGAAACTGCTCGGTCTCCTTCAGTTGGTGCACATACCAACACCTGAAAAGGgatggcaaccaagttgcccaTGAACTTGCAAAAGCTGCTAGACTTTCAGGTTTTTCACTAATTTGGAAGGGAGTTAATCCCAGCTGTGTAGAACATCTCATCCTAGATGATATCTGA